Proteins encoded together in one Bacteroides ovatus window:
- a CDS encoding formylglycine-generating enzyme family protein yields MSKHNYDIFISYRKRCSGDKPEMLQLMLEESGFRKRVSFDKDNLNGRFDVELIRRIDECKDFIMFMVPETFTTIRPLNEEAVETGEKATWDMEEVAFYERMASLTYEEFETEIKQISHTGEIDFVRIELGRALHHRSRNPKQINIIPIAPQESESYDFATLQLPPDISGLKDFQAVFYSNSRVARFKDIKGDLLKQMLSKPSYVSAKWLVMTFIALSLIVAGSKTYTSIQRTAEQKLEFKDCRTYDDYSSFIKKHPDSSLKSTCDSILHEFNALRNDGRASVNNTGNRDIKDREKEWVDVKWNPTITLPQLRSLVDMMNNMLLIPAKNKEFIMGKTMGKGYDSPQHTVVLSSDYYMCKYEVTRSLWYAIMNDSIVTEEGMLPMTHITWNDAEAFTKKLNKLTGLPFSLPTEAQWEYAAAGGESYPYAGSDNIRDVAYYASNANEHLHPVGEKRENGFDLYDMSGNAAEWCTDWMSRYENTRVTDPQGPAENPGHHKKIVRGGSYLANERDMDIRHRSVQTYDTSEPHIGFRVVLNPIQ; encoded by the coding sequence ATGAGCAAGCATAATTACGACATATTCATAAGTTACCGTAAAAGATGTTCGGGCGACAAGCCTGAAATGCTACAACTGATGCTGGAAGAATCCGGATTCCGCAAAAGGGTGAGCTTTGATAAAGACAATTTAAACGGTCGGTTTGATGTTGAGTTGATTCGCCGTATTGATGAGTGCAAAGACTTCATTATGTTTATGGTGCCGGAGACGTTTACAACGATCCGCCCGCTCAATGAAGAAGCGGTCGAGACAGGCGAAAAAGCAACATGGGACATGGAAGAAGTGGCTTTCTACGAACGGATGGCATCCTTGACCTATGAAGAGTTTGAAACGGAAATTAAGCAGATCAGCCATACCGGAGAAATCGATTTTGTCCGGATAGAATTAGGCCGTGCGTTACACCACCGGAGTAGAAACCCCAAACAGATAAATATCATTCCGATTGCTCCGCAGGAAAGTGAAAGCTATGATTTCGCCACCCTGCAACTACCACCGGACATTAGCGGATTAAAAGATTTTCAAGCTGTATTTTACAGCAACTCACGAGTAGCCCGATTCAAAGATATAAAGGGTGACCTCCTGAAACAAATGTTATCAAAACCTTCTTATGTATCTGCCAAATGGCTTGTGATGACTTTCATTGCTCTATCATTAATAGTAGCAGGAAGCAAAACTTATACTTCCATCCAAAGAACGGCAGAACAAAAACTGGAATTCAAGGATTGCCGCACTTATGACGATTATAGTAGTTTCATAAAGAAACACCCGGACAGTTCTTTGAAATCTACATGCGACTCCATCCTGCATGAATTCAATGCACTCCGGAATGACGGACGCGCTTCCGTAAACAACACCGGAAACAGGGATATAAAAGACAGAGAGAAAGAATGGGTAGACGTAAAATGGAATCCCACAATCACACTGCCCCAGCTCCGCTCCCTGGTGGACATGATGAATAATATGCTGCTGATTCCGGCCAAAAACAAAGAATTCATCATGGGGAAAACTATGGGAAAAGGATATGACTCACCGCAGCACACCGTTGTATTAAGTTCCGATTATTATATGTGTAAATACGAAGTAACACGTTCGTTGTGGTATGCCATTATGAATGACTCCATTGTTACGGAAGAAGGCATGCTGCCTATGACACATATAACGTGGAATGATGCAGAGGCCTTCACCAAGAAACTGAACAAGCTCACCGGTTTACCTTTTTCCCTCCCTACGGAGGCGCAATGGGAGTATGCAGCCGCCGGAGGCGAAAGCTATCCTTATGCCGGTTCAGACAACATTCGTGATGTAGCTTACTATGCCTCCAATGCTAATGAACACCTGCATCCCGTTGGCGAGAAACGCGAAAACGGATTCGATTTATACGACATGTCAGGCAACGCCGCCGAATGGTGTACAGACTGGATGAGCCGGTATGAAAATACACGGGTCACAGATCCCCAAGGTCCGGCAGAGAATCCCGGACACCATAAAAAGATAGTGAGAGGAGGCAGCTACCTGGCCAACGAACGTGATATGGACATTCGCCATCGTAGCGTACAGACTTACGATACATCAGAACCACATATCGGATTTCGTGTGGTACTTAATCCTATTCAATAA
- a CDS encoding RyR domain-containing protein, with translation MKEYIPNPVDTGHIQLPKELEYLVEEMAKNVHEVWSKTRIEQGWTYGKKRDDVLKQHPCLVPYEELPEEEKVYDRNSSVETLKLIMKLGFKISKDEE, from the coding sequence ATGAAAGAGTATATTCCCAATCCGGTGGATACAGGACATATCCAACTCCCGAAGGAGTTGGAATATTTGGTAGAAGAGATGGCTAAGAATGTTCATGAAGTCTGGTCGAAAACCAGAATAGAACAAGGTTGGACGTATGGAAAAAAGCGGGATGATGTGTTGAAGCAGCATCCGTGCCTGGTCCCGTATGAAGAATTGCCTGAAGAAGAAAAGGTGTACGACAGAAATTCTTCGGTGGAAACCTTGAAACTGATTATGAAACTAGGGTTCAAGATTTCGAAGGATGAGGAATAG
- a CDS encoding RidA family protein, whose translation MKKVICSEKAPGAIGPYSQAIEANGMVFVSGQLPIDAATGQMAEGIEGQARQSLENIKHILEEAGLTMGNIAKTTVFLQDMSLFAGMNGVYATYFDGAFPARSAVAVKALPKDALVEIECIAVR comes from the coding sequence ATGAAAAAAGTAATTTGCAGTGAGAAAGCTCCGGGGGCTATCGGCCCTTATAGTCAGGCGATAGAAGCCAATGGTATGGTATTTGTGTCCGGTCAGTTGCCTATTGATGCCGCTACGGGACAGATGGCTGAAGGGATAGAAGGACAGGCTCGCCAGTCGTTGGAGAATATCAAACACATTCTTGAAGAAGCAGGATTGACAATGGGAAACATTGCCAAAACCACTGTCTTTCTTCAGGATATGTCCCTGTTTGCAGGGATGAACGGTGTGTATGCCACGTATTTTGACGGAGCCTTTCCGGCACGTTCGGCGGTTGCCGTAAAAGCTCTGCCAAAGGATGCGTTAGTAGAGATTGAGTGTATCGCGGTTCGCTAA
- a CDS encoding sigma-70 family RNA polymerase sigma factor gives MTDQEIVDGLINRDEKITDWFFNIKYRPLFINVIKLIFDYQVDYDECISELYYHLMKNDAAVLRNFEGRSTIGTWIKIVAIRFFCSRKKREQMIEDESKEPLYEQNHEEEIDDSESKIAAKIDLERLFDLMSNKRYVMVIRELVLKEVEPEFLALSMGITVANLYNIKKRALAALAHLAMNDKKKYENKR, from the coding sequence ATGACAGATCAGGAAATAGTCGACGGATTAATCAATCGGGATGAAAAAATCACCGATTGGTTTTTCAACATAAAATATCGTCCGTTGTTTATCAATGTAATTAAGCTGATATTTGATTACCAGGTTGATTACGATGAATGTATCAGCGAACTCTACTATCATCTAATGAAGAATGATGCTGCCGTTCTTCGTAATTTTGAGGGACGTAGCACCATTGGAACATGGATTAAGATTGTGGCAATTCGTTTTTTCTGTTCCCGGAAAAAACGTGAACAGATGATAGAAGACGAGAGTAAAGAGCCTCTTTATGAGCAGAATCATGAAGAAGAAATAGACGACTCTGAATCGAAAATAGCCGCAAAGATTGATTTGGAACGTTTGTTCGATCTGATGTCGAATAAGCGGTATGTGATGGTCATCAGGGAATTAGTACTCAAAGAGGTCGAACCTGAATTTTTAGCATTATCTATGGGAATAACTGTTGCTAATCTGTACAATATTAAAAAGCGTGCGCTGGCAGCATTGGCTCACTTAGCTATGAATGATAAGAAGAAGTATGAAAACAAAAGATAA
- a CDS encoding RyR domain-containing protein gives MITEELLAAFEEGKTNAEETALVLEYLATDESLQEEFILSQQLDAMMGADDEETDFLPMAQMAAKSEGNLCDFQCEQFILKRRKIEYNSDELSEEARNNSWLRERGTPLHSVGRLLEQRGLIVMRSYGSSIDSVIRALKAGHDAIVVVNSCRLPGNSEEEIAYHAAVVLDVNEEEVTLYDPATGEESTAYPKDHFIAAWNDAKAYLARVKVPDLDYNPRPIDLEDVELSTDLIELREAIAENAHEIWADQRQEEGWTYGPQRDDEKKETPDMVPYSMLPYSEKEYDRRMAFDTIKLMKKLGYSIIKQGDTALHNELMRKLKNEGDAKVCECGASIFMDQIYCSHCGKKIDWKLFR, from the coding sequence ATGATAACCGAAGAATTGTTGGCTGCTTTTGAAGAAGGTAAGACGAATGCTGAAGAAACAGCTTTGGTACTTGAATATCTGGCGACTGATGAAAGTTTGCAAGAGGAATTTATCTTGTCTCAACAGTTGGATGCCATGATGGGAGCTGATGATGAAGAAACGGACTTCCTGCCAATGGCGCAGATGGCAGCCAAATCGGAAGGTAATCTTTGTGATTTCCAGTGTGAGCAGTTTATTTTGAAACGTAGAAAGATTGAATATAATTCGGATGAACTCTCGGAGGAGGCCAGGAATAACAGTTGGTTGAGGGAGAGGGGAACTCCTTTGCATAGTGTAGGCCGCCTGCTCGAACAACGCGGATTGATTGTGATGCGCAGTTATGGTTCCAGTATTGACAGTGTCATACGTGCCCTCAAGGCCGGACATGATGCGATTGTTGTGGTAAATAGTTGCCGGTTGCCGGGAAATAGTGAGGAGGAAATTGCTTATCATGCAGCAGTAGTGCTTGATGTAAATGAAGAGGAAGTGACGCTTTATGATCCTGCAACAGGAGAGGAAAGTACGGCCTATCCCAAGGATCACTTTATTGCGGCATGGAATGATGCAAAAGCGTATCTTGCGAGAGTGAAAGTGCCTGATCTGGATTATAATCCGCGGCCTATTGATCTGGAAGATGTTGAATTGAGCACTGATTTGATTGAATTGCGTGAAGCCATTGCTGAAAATGCGCACGAAATCTGGGCCGACCAGCGCCAGGAAGAGGGATGGACTTATGGACCGCAGAGGGATGACGAGAAGAAAGAGACTCCGGACATGGTGCCTTATTCCATGCTTCCTTATTCGGAAAAAGAATATGATCGACGTATGGCGTTTGATACGATCAAGCTGATGAAAAAGCTGGGGTATAGTATTATCAAACAGGGCGATACGGCTCTTCATAATGAGCTGATGAGAAAATTGAAGAATGAAGGTGATGCCAAAGTCTGTGAATGTGGTGCGTCTATTTTTATGGACCAAATCTATTGCAGTCATTGTGGTAAAAAGATAGATTGGAAATTGTTCCGCTAA
- a CDS encoding bifunctional folylpolyglutamate synthase/dihydrofolate synthase: MDYQNTLKYLYESAPMFQQIGGKAYKPGLETTHKLDEHFGHPHQQFKTIHIAGTNGKGSCSHTIAAVLQCAGYRVGLFTSPHLIDFRERIRINGEMIPEEYVVNFVEEHRSFFEPLHPSFFELTTAMAFRYFADQKVDVAVIEVGMGGRLDCTNIIHPDLCVITNIGLDHTQYLGDTLTKIAKEKAGIIKEGVPVVIGRAQGAVKRVFTMKAKEKNAPIEYARENARYWDMEIVPYSKLQEIRPMMDNTIQSMHEMIEAMDEQSEEEANQMRQALLMLDLSDSLRTLDQILDKRKDAIKIHNEMFPFGLFTELSGAYQFENMFTILKALATLTRLNYNIRSQDYRAGLANVCQFTGLMGRWQKVHSYPDIICDTGHNVDGIEYIHVQLNAIHKTFDQEIHIVFGMVNDKDIRGVLRALPKYATYYFTKASVKRALPENELLALAEEAGLKGTTYPTVVEAVQAAKKNCPPKDLIFVGGSSFIVADLLANRDTLNLY, translated from the coding sequence ATGGACTATCAGAACACTTTAAAGTACTTATATGAGAGTGCGCCAATGTTTCAACAAATAGGAGGCAAAGCATATAAGCCGGGTTTAGAGACCACACACAAATTGGACGAACATTTTGGGCATCCTCATCAACAATTCAAGACGATACATATCGCCGGAACCAATGGAAAAGGATCCTGTTCACATACCATCGCAGCCGTATTGCAGTGCGCCGGTTACCGGGTAGGACTATTCACCTCCCCTCATTTAATCGACTTCCGCGAACGTATCCGTATCAACGGTGAGATGATACCGGAAGAGTATGTAGTCAATTTCGTAGAAGAGCATCGCTCTTTCTTCGAGCCGCTGCACCCTTCATTCTTCGAACTGACCACCGCTATGGCATTCCGTTATTTTGCCGACCAGAAAGTAGATGTAGCAGTTATCGAAGTAGGCATGGGCGGAAGATTGGACTGTACGAATATCATCCATCCGGATTTGTGTGTTATCACCAACATAGGCCTCGACCACACCCAATATCTGGGTGACACGCTGACGAAGATTGCCAAAGAGAAAGCCGGAATTATCAAAGAAGGAGTTCCGGTCGTTATCGGCAGAGCCCAAGGGGCAGTGAAACGTGTATTTACCATGAAAGCTAAAGAAAAGAATGCGCCTATCGAATATGCCCGTGAAAATGCCCGGTACTGGGACATGGAAATAGTTCCTTATTCGAAATTGCAAGAAATAAGACCGATGATGGACAACACAATTCAGAGCATGCACGAAATGATCGAAGCAATGGACGAACAATCAGAAGAAGAGGCAAACCAGATGCGGCAAGCATTACTCATGTTAGACCTGTCAGACAGTCTACGTACGCTAGACCAGATACTCGACAAAAGAAAAGATGCTATCAAAATCCACAATGAGATGTTTCCTTTCGGACTTTTCACAGAGTTGAGCGGAGCTTACCAATTCGAAAATATGTTTACCATCCTAAAAGCCCTTGCGACACTGACCCGTCTGAACTACAACATCAGATCCCAGGACTATCGCGCAGGTCTTGCAAACGTATGTCAGTTCACCGGTCTGATGGGGCGTTGGCAGAAAGTACACAGCTATCCGGATATTATCTGTGACACGGGACATAATGTTGATGGAATCGAATATATCCATGTACAGCTCAATGCCATTCACAAAACCTTCGATCAGGAGATCCATATTGTATTCGGCATGGTCAATGACAAAGACATCCGGGGGGTTCTGCGAGCATTGCCGAAATATGCCACCTATTATTTTACCAAAGCAAGCGTTAAACGCGCGCTTCCGGAAAATGAACTACTGGCATTGGCAGAAGAAGCCGGATTGAAAGGTACCACCTACCCCACTGTTGTAGAAGCTGTACAGGCGGCAAAAAAGAACTGCCCCCCCAAAGATCTGATCTTTGTAGGAGGCAGCAGTTTCATTGTCGCAGATTTGTTAGCGAACCGCGATACACTCAATCTCTACTAA
- a CDS encoding CHAT domain-containing protein translates to MRQFILSLLACLCLTAYSQTTSQADLLVEEAQKLESKQDYPTAITKLKQADELYVKTGKTQSAERATCLHILGRCYLNLERPEGLTYTQMAADMRKTILGETNIKYISSLNNTGLYYLTVAKDYPKAAEIHGKTWELCSRIQPRPEQAFMFHINLARCYIALGEMDKASAIVEEEIAISKKMYGEKSLSVARQLQQIGSLYYLSGRKDVGVTYYEQAFNIFPDDSKEYEQLLDWISSIYVELNNQPKVLEYMKLVEAHNKKELEKPCDEPDCLTERAQYFASIGNNDKARAHFLDALKKCDVNTDKEIVFKVRHNYAQFLSGIQDHASAGEYYELAADILRNNPAEQAKFALESYLGGLNYSIAAKYEASNRMLNQALSVYAQMLPDRLDKYVDASVALCRNYGFTKEYGKALEILTKAEKLLPTGDKSDKMGEILRSRGSILYRQKQYAEAAANYQQAADIYKILPGSDVKYQDALSSLNRCHTMMGNETAARQTEQDAERQRMAVLNRLLKENLEQLDAYRLQWGEDGLMYVSALGTIADIYYTQGQTDKALAYMEPFLSSETTALRNLFRLSKADERLAFWKDIRSSLDSIPLRAANIAATGTPEQKQRFARLGYDALLFSKGIMLNSSIELESLIRASGDKSLLDQYNKATLMAEQILSMQSELPNATNQTEARKNIIRQKEEYEQLQLDLMRKSTDFGDYTRYLSVKWQDVQKHLHGNSIAIEFALIDDELLAPDKHLTAFVLRPGDVSPTAIKLMSQKLLSKEIQSPTAFTTTENRAHFWKALDEYISKADTIYFSPDGILHQLPVEYLPYGAGNLPLAFQKAVYRLSSTKEIALDKASLNYSSAALFGGLDYEMASTKVRNIVSTDHNSGKFRNGQNGYHELPYTLNEVNNVNSLLKEKKIKTNLFVGENGTEKQFRALDGKAVSLIHIATHGDYKELKQREADDAMKHCFLIMSGANATEENNDGLLRADEISTLNLRGCRMVVLSACNTGQGTLGADGLFGLQRGFKNAGVQTILMTLSAVDDQASMLLMTKFYENIISGLSERQALIKAQQYLRENGYADSKYWAPFILLDAGRSPIPHPSKS, encoded by the coding sequence ATGCGACAATTCATTCTATCTCTATTAGCCTGTCTATGTCTGACAGCCTACTCACAGACTACAAGCCAAGCCGACCTACTGGTTGAAGAAGCTCAAAAACTAGAAAGTAAACAAGATTACCCAACTGCCATTACCAAACTGAAACAAGCGGACGAATTATATGTCAAAACGGGAAAGACACAGAGTGCGGAACGCGCTACCTGCCTGCACATTCTCGGCCGTTGTTATCTGAATCTGGAACGTCCCGAAGGACTAACCTATACACAAATGGCAGCAGATATGCGCAAGACCATACTGGGCGAAACAAATATCAAATACATTTCCTCCCTGAACAACACAGGACTCTACTACCTGACTGTTGCAAAAGACTATCCTAAAGCAGCAGAAATTCATGGCAAGACATGGGAACTGTGCAGTCGCATTCAGCCCCGTCCTGAACAGGCATTCATGTTTCATATCAATCTCGCCCGCTGCTACATAGCTTTAGGAGAAATGGACAAAGCAAGTGCCATCGTAGAAGAGGAAATAGCCATCAGTAAAAAGATGTATGGCGAAAAGTCCCTTTCAGTTGCCCGTCAACTCCAGCAGATAGGTTCGTTGTACTACCTGTCGGGACGTAAAGATGTAGGAGTCACTTATTATGAGCAGGCCTTCAACATCTTTCCTGACGATTCAAAAGAATACGAGCAACTTCTCGATTGGATATCATCCATCTACGTGGAACTGAACAATCAGCCGAAAGTATTAGAATACATGAAATTGGTAGAAGCTCACAATAAAAAAGAATTGGAAAAGCCTTGCGACGAACCTGATTGCCTGACCGAGCGTGCCCAGTATTTTGCCAGCATAGGTAACAATGATAAGGCAAGGGCACATTTTCTGGATGCTTTAAAGAAATGCGATGTGAATACTGATAAGGAGATTGTTTTTAAAGTACGCCACAACTATGCGCAATTTCTTTCCGGAATACAAGATCACGCATCTGCCGGCGAATACTACGAACTGGCAGCAGACATCCTTCGCAACAATCCTGCCGAACAGGCTAAATTTGCATTGGAATCTTATCTGGGCGGACTCAATTATAGCATTGCCGCCAAGTATGAGGCCTCCAATCGTATGCTCAACCAGGCACTGTCGGTTTATGCACAGATGTTGCCGGACAGACTGGACAAATATGTAGACGCCTCCGTTGCATTGTGCCGTAACTACGGATTCACCAAGGAGTACGGAAAAGCCCTCGAAATACTCACAAAAGCCGAAAAACTGCTTCCGACGGGTGATAAGTCAGATAAGATGGGGGAAATTCTGCGTTCCAGAGGCAGTATCTTATACCGACAAAAACAATATGCAGAAGCAGCAGCAAACTACCAACAGGCTGCAGACATTTACAAAATTCTTCCCGGCAGTGATGTAAAATATCAGGATGCACTTAGCAGTCTGAATCGTTGCCACACCATGATGGGCAATGAGACAGCAGCCAGGCAGACAGAACAGGATGCCGAACGTCAACGAATGGCGGTTTTAAACAGGCTATTGAAAGAGAATCTTGAACAATTGGACGCTTATCGCCTGCAATGGGGAGAAGACGGTTTGATGTATGTCTCCGCATTAGGGACTATCGCTGACATCTACTATACCCAAGGACAGACCGACAAGGCATTAGCCTATATGGAACCTTTCCTCTCCAGCGAAACAACCGCGCTGCGTAATCTTTTCCGTCTCTCGAAAGCCGATGAACGCCTGGCATTCTGGAAGGATATCCGTTCCTCACTGGACAGTATTCCCCTCCGTGCAGCCAATATCGCCGCAACAGGTACACCTGAACAAAAACAACGTTTTGCCCGGTTAGGTTACGATGCATTATTGTTTTCAAAAGGTATTATGCTCAATTCGTCTATTGAACTGGAGTCTCTGATCCGCGCTTCGGGAGATAAATCCCTGCTCGACCAATACAACAAGGCTACCCTTATGGCGGAACAAATTTTATCCATGCAAAGTGAACTCCCGAATGCAACCAATCAGACGGAAGCACGGAAAAATATCATCCGCCAGAAAGAGGAGTATGAACAGCTGCAACTGGACTTGATGCGAAAATCTACTGATTTCGGCGACTATACCCGTTATCTTTCCGTCAAATGGCAAGACGTACAAAAGCATCTGCATGGAAACTCCATCGCCATAGAATTTGCTCTCATAGACGATGAATTACTAGCTCCGGACAAACACCTGACCGCTTTCGTACTTCGTCCGGGTGACGTGTCTCCCACCGCAATCAAGTTAATGAGTCAGAAATTGCTATCGAAAGAGATACAATCGCCTACTGCTTTCACCACAACCGAAAACAGGGCACATTTCTGGAAAGCGCTGGATGAATATATCAGCAAAGCGGACACTATTTATTTTTCACCAGACGGGATACTTCATCAGTTACCTGTAGAATATCTTCCGTATGGAGCGGGTAACCTGCCGTTAGCATTCCAGAAAGCCGTCTATCGTTTATCGTCAACAAAAGAAATCGCACTCGACAAAGCTTCACTGAACTACTCATCAGCCGCACTTTTCGGAGGATTAGACTACGAAATGGCTTCAACCAAAGTTCGCAATATTGTTTCTACAGATCATAACTCCGGGAAATTCCGTAACGGACAGAATGGGTATCATGAGTTACCATATACGCTCAATGAAGTAAATAACGTAAATTCCCTATTGAAAGAAAAGAAGATTAAAACCAATCTATTCGTAGGTGAAAACGGAACGGAAAAGCAGTTCCGGGCACTCGACGGCAAAGCTGTTTCGTTGATTCACATAGCTACTCACGGAGACTATAAAGAATTGAAGCAACGTGAAGCCGATGATGCGATGAAGCATTGCTTCCTGATTATGTCCGGCGCCAATGCCACGGAAGAGAATAATGACGGACTGCTCCGTGCAGATGAAATCAGTACACTAAACCTCCGCGGTTGTCGTATGGTTGTTCTTTCTGCCTGCAACACCGGTCAAGGTACTCTTGGTGCGGATGGTCTTTTCGGTCTTCAACGAGGCTTTAAGAATGCAGGAGTACAAACCATCCTCATGACACTTTCAGCTGTTGACGACCAGGCCTCCATGCTTCTCATGACTAAATTCTATGAGAACATCATTTCAGGGTTATCCGAACGACAGGCTCTTATAAAAGCGCAACAGTACCTTCGTGAGAACGGATATGCAGACAGTAAATATTGGGCACCATTTATCTTGTTGGATGCAGGCAGATCGCCTATTCCTCATCCTTCGAAATCTTGA
- a CDS encoding DUF805 domain-containing protein produces MFKAPFSFDGRIRRIEYFLSGIIGGIVSSIAWALGVGTFVLGAASGSAGGSVFGLLIGLAAMIASIWFSLAQGVKRLHDLNKSGWLILLCCVPIIGWIFALYMLFADGTVGPNPYGADPKNRMPYQAQPASVNVTVNVSREEVKVDKPVEDAPAPAEAPAEENKEKAE; encoded by the coding sequence ATGTTCAAAGCTCCTTTCTCATTTGACGGGCGTATTCGTAGAATTGAATATTTCCTGTCGGGTATTATCGGTGGTATAGTTTCCAGTATTGCATGGGCGCTAGGTGTAGGTACATTTGTTTTGGGTGCTGCCAGCGGATCGGCCGGTGGATCAGTATTTGGTTTATTGATCGGTCTTGCTGCTATGATTGCTTCCATCTGGTTCTCTTTGGCACAGGGTGTGAAACGTCTGCACGACTTAAACAAATCCGGTTGGCTGATTTTGTTGTGCTGTGTGCCTATCATTGGTTGGATTTTTGCATTGTATATGTTGTTTGCAGATGGTACGGTAGGTCCTAATCCTTACGGAGCAGATCCGAAAAACCGTATGCCATATCAGGCACAGCCTGCTTCTGTAAATGTGACTGTAAACGTTTCAAGAGAAGAGGTGAAAGTTGACAAGCCGGTGGAGGATGCTCCCGCACCTGCAGAAGCTCCAGCGGAGGAGAATAAAGAAAAAGCTGAATAA